The following are encoded in a window of Chryseobacterium sp. genomic DNA:
- a CDS encoding DUF58 domain-containing protein — protein sequence MQIRDIIRKVKQIEIRTRKKSEATLMGQYHSAFKGQGMTFSEVRPYQFGDEIRRIDWNKTARFREPFVKVMEEERELTMMLLVDISASMNYGTRTQLKKEFVAEIAASVGFSAAGNNDKVGLILFADKVYKVIPPQKGRKHILAIISNILTADFVPATSDLNTALQYMLGIFKRKSLVFLFSDFNDEYDSRTLKIVARKHQMLGIRIYDDKDKEIPDVGYALFRDSETGQQVWGNTSSKRWRYEFAEAQQQRQRVVKEDFENASAGLISMNTGEDYSKHLYQYFRKK from the coding sequence GTGCAGATCAGAGATATTATAAGGAAAGTAAAGCAGATTGAAATCCGGACCCGAAAAAAGTCCGAAGCCACACTTATGGGCCAGTATCACAGCGCCTTTAAAGGCCAGGGGATGACCTTTTCTGAAGTGAGACCTTATCAGTTCGGCGATGAGATCCGGCGCATAGACTGGAACAAGACGGCGCGCTTCCGGGAACCTTTCGTGAAAGTAATGGAAGAGGAGCGGGAACTCACTATGATGCTTCTCGTAGATATTTCGGCGTCAATGAATTATGGAACCAGAACCCAGCTGAAAAAAGAATTTGTAGCTGAGATTGCCGCAAGCGTTGGTTTCTCGGCCGCGGGCAATAATGACAAAGTAGGTCTGATTCTTTTTGCTGATAAAGTCTATAAAGTGATCCCGCCTCAAAAAGGGAGAAAACATATCCTGGCAATTATCTCCAATATCCTGACCGCAGACTTTGTGCCCGCAACTTCTGACCTCAATACTGCCTTGCAGTATATGCTGGGCATTTTCAAAAGGAAATCGCTTGTTTTTCTGTTTTCGGATTTCAACGATGAGTATGATTCCCGCACGCTGAAAATTGTGGCTCGCAAACACCAGATGCTCGGTATCCGGATCTATGATGATAAGGATAAGGAAATACCCGATGTAGGATATGCACTCTTTCGGGACAGCGAAACCGGACAGCAGGTTTGGGGAAATACGTCGAGCAAAAGATGGCGCTATGAGTTTGCTGAGGCACAGCAACAGAGACAGCGTGTGGTGAAGGAGGATTTTGAAAATGCCTCAGCGGGCTTAATAAGTATGAATACCGGTGAGGATTATTCCAAACACCTTTATCAGTATTTCCGGAAAAAGTAG
- a CDS encoding VWA domain-containing protein — protein sequence MMDFFNFEFYSPYFLLLFLLFIPLLVRDIRKRPNQGISVPTTLPMPQSGGPRFIFFLLKISKYLILSALILALARPRTFTVSQDRDETKGIDIMLSVDVSLSMLARDLEPDRLTALRKIAIEFVGKRPNDRLGLVTYSGEAFTKVPVTSDHQVVIDELSVLNPLELEPGTAIGEGLSVAVNHLKDSRAKSKVIILMTDGVNTIPNAMNPLLAAQLAQGAGIKVYAVGIGTNGYALMPTGTDIFGDLVFTETEVRIDEAMLREISAATGGKYFRATSTESLGEVYEEINRLEKSENKAAKLYNYTEFYIYLLWFALLILLADALLRWWLYKQFT from the coding sequence ATGATGGATTTTTTTAATTTTGAATTTTACAGCCCCTATTTTTTACTGCTGTTTCTACTTTTTATTCCATTGCTGGTTCGTGATATCCGTAAAAGACCGAATCAGGGAATTTCTGTTCCTACCACTTTGCCAATGCCGCAGAGTGGCGGACCCAGGTTTATTTTTTTTCTGCTTAAAATCTCCAAATATCTGATACTTTCGGCACTTATCCTTGCCCTGGCCAGGCCGCGGACTTTTACAGTTTCTCAGGACCGGGACGAGACCAAGGGGATTGATATCATGCTTTCTGTAGACGTTTCTCTAAGTATGCTGGCCCGCGATCTGGAGCCCGATCGTCTTACAGCGCTTCGAAAGATTGCCATCGAGTTTGTAGGCAAGCGGCCCAATGACCGGCTTGGTTTGGTAACTTATTCTGGTGAAGCATTTACCAAGGTCCCGGTTACCAGCGACCATCAGGTAGTTATAGATGAACTTTCAGTTCTTAATCCGCTTGAGCTGGAACCCGGCACTGCCATCGGAGAGGGGTTGTCCGTAGCCGTAAACCACCTGAAAGACAGCCGTGCAAAAAGCAAAGTTATTATCCTGATGACAGATGGGGTGAACACTATACCTAACGCAATGAATCCGCTGTTGGCCGCGCAGTTGGCGCAGGGCGCCGGCATCAAGGTGTATGCGGTGGGAATCGGTACGAACGGATATGCGCTGATGCCTACAGGCACTGATATTTTTGGCGATTTGGTTTTCACGGAAACGGAAGTGCGAATTGATGAGGCTATGTTGCGCGAAATTTCTGCAGCAACCGGCGGAAAATATTTTCGCGCCACCTCAACAGAGTCACTTGGTGAGGTTTATGAAGAAATAAACCGCCTGGAAAAATCTGAAAATAAAGCCGCAAAGCTCTATAATTACACAGAATTTTACATTTACCTGCTGTGGTTCGCATTGTTGATTTTATTGGCAGATGCGCTGCTCAGATGGTGGCTTTACAAACAGTTTACTTAA
- a CDS encoding glycosyltransferase family 4 protein, translated as MALKKILIITYYWPPAGGPGVQRWLKFAKYLPENGWTPTVFTPDNPSYPIVDDTLEKEVSKDLQIIKTKIWEPYQLAEIFGKENKKFKAGQFDVGTNQNWKSRLSIWVRGNFFIPDARVFWVKPSVKYLRKYLEQNHFDAIVTTGPPHSLHLIGLELKKTFPKLTWIADFRDPWTEISYYRHLKLTPAADRKHRKLEKQVFEAADITLATSYTDAENFRKKGANSFCITNGFDGMATSNRERNQKFTLSYIGVLEQLRNPEILWDVLEDLIKNDMEFRSKFELKFVGRIDHKILSHIDTLELNKYVRNLGYLNHAASQNEMQSSDLLLITNFPDEQSRGIIPGKIFEYLATGNSILSFGPENSDVMSILNDTGAGRHLPYHVTPSEIKQFILSEFNKWKDSDDVPAESREVSKFSRKKLTEQLAKLLESSVGRSTF; from the coding sequence TTGGCGTTAAAAAAGATTCTTATCATCACCTACTACTGGCCACCCGCGGGTGGTCCGGGTGTGCAGCGCTGGCTGAAATTCGCAAAATACTTACCTGAAAACGGCTGGACACCTACTGTTTTTACGCCTGATAATCCCAGCTATCCAATTGTTGATGATACATTGGAAAAGGAAGTTTCAAAGGACCTTCAGATTATAAAAACTAAAATCTGGGAACCTTATCAACTGGCTGAGATCTTCGGTAAGGAGAACAAAAAATTTAAAGCCGGCCAGTTCGACGTGGGAACAAACCAAAACTGGAAGTCCAGACTTTCCATCTGGGTCAGGGGAAATTTCTTTATTCCGGATGCCCGCGTTTTCTGGGTGAAACCTTCGGTGAAATACTTGAGGAAATATTTGGAGCAAAATCATTTTGACGCAATAGTGACCACCGGTCCCCCGCACTCACTGCACCTGATCGGACTTGAGCTCAAAAAAACATTTCCAAAACTGACCTGGATTGCCGATTTCCGCGACCCCTGGACCGAAATCTCCTATTACAGACATCTTAAACTTACCCCCGCGGCCGACAGGAAACACCGTAAACTGGAAAAACAGGTTTTTGAAGCAGCTGACATCACTTTGGCTACGAGTTATACCGATGCCGAAAATTTCAGAAAAAAAGGAGCCAATTCCTTCTGTATTACAAATGGTTTTGATGGGATGGCAACGAGCAATAGAGAACGAAACCAGAAATTCACACTGAGCTATATCGGTGTTTTGGAACAGTTGAGAAATCCTGAAATCCTGTGGGATGTGCTGGAGGATTTAATAAAAAATGATATGGAATTCCGAAGCAAATTTGAACTCAAATTTGTGGGCCGGATTGATCATAAGATACTCTCGCACATTGACACTCTGGAGCTTAATAAATATGTACGTAACCTTGGATATCTGAACCATGCTGCCTCCCAGAATGAAATGCAGTCATCCGACCTCTTGCTCATCACCAATTTTCCGGATGAGCAGTCGCGCGGTATAATTCCGGGTAAGATTTTTGAATATCTGGCAACAGGAAACAGCATACTTTCATTTGGACCAGAAAACAGCGATGTAATGAGTATCCTGAATGACACAGGCGCCGGCCGGCATCTTCCATACCATGTTACTCCATCGGAAATCAAACAGTTTATTTTATCTGAATTTAATAAATGGAAAGATAGTGATGATGTCCCTGCGGAAAGCCGCGAAGTATCTAAATTCTCCAGGAAAAAACTTACTGAGCAACTGGCGAAGCTGCTGGAAAGTAGTGTTGGGCGATCAACTTTCTAG
- a CDS encoding VWA domain-containing protein: MDWKELSVGDYRYLLWLLLLPVVLLLLFRFRNWMERARQNFADSRFHERLFESASVFRKYFPVLYIPAVAFLLLAVLDLRGGSEEVETRQNMNNVMFVLDVSNSMNAEDVLPNRLVLARNIMIRTMEKMTNDRVGIVVFAGEATSIMPLTTDYTAAETYIGGIETSMMKIQGTDFLKAMQETARKFKNVPKGSRKVVLISDGEDNEGNEEKAVRLAKSEGISVISVGVGTEQGAPVPEYIFGQLMGYKTDRTGQTVLSQRQTRALEKMASGSGGAFIDGNNLEESSGQIIDALSKSGAGSGTMVRSQNSVLFYQYFLAVSILLFLLIYLLNPKRDLNI, from the coding sequence ATGGATTGGAAAGAGCTTAGTGTAGGAGATTACAGGTACTTGTTGTGGTTGCTGCTGCTTCCGGTGGTGCTGCTGTTGCTTTTCCGCTTCCGCAACTGGATGGAGCGCGCAAGGCAAAATTTCGCTGATTCCAGATTTCACGAGCGTCTTTTCGAGTCGGCCTCGGTATTCAGGAAATATTTCCCCGTCTTATATATTCCCGCAGTTGCTTTCCTGCTACTGGCGGTGCTTGATTTACGTGGTGGTAGCGAGGAAGTGGAAACCAGGCAAAATATGAACAATGTCATGTTTGTGCTGGATGTTTCCAATTCCATGAATGCCGAAGATGTTTTGCCTAACCGGCTGGTCCTGGCCAGGAATATTATGATCCGGACTATGGAAAAAATGACTAATGACCGTGTAGGGATTGTGGTCTTTGCCGGTGAAGCCACCTCCATTATGCCGTTGACTACAGATTATACAGCCGCAGAAACCTATATTGGCGGAATTGAAACCAGCATGATGAAAATCCAGGGTACCGATTTTCTTAAGGCGATGCAGGAAACGGCCCGCAAATTCAAGAATGTACCAAAAGGGTCACGAAAGGTGGTTCTGATAAGTGACGGGGAGGATAACGAAGGAAATGAGGAAAAGGCCGTACGGTTGGCAAAAAGTGAAGGTATATCTGTTATATCCGTGGGAGTAGGAACTGAGCAGGGAGCACCGGTTCCGGAATATATCTTCGGACAGCTGATGGGTTATAAAACAGACCGTACCGGCCAGACGGTACTTTCCCAACGTCAAACCCGAGCTCTGGAGAAGATGGCGTCGGGATCCGGCGGAGCCTTTATAGACGGTAATAATCTTGAGGAGTCGTCGGGTCAGATCATAGATGCGCTTTCTAAAAGCGGTGCGGGTTCCGGCACTATGGTTCGGTCGCAGAATTCCGTTCTTTTTTATCAGTATTTTCTCGCTGTAAGTATTTTGCTGTTCCTGCTTATCTACCTGCTGAATCCTAAGAGGGATCTCAATATTTAG
- the rlmB gene encoding 23S rRNA (guanosine(2251)-2'-O)-methyltransferase RlmB, translated as MTDRKDDFIFGLRPVIEAIEAGKTIDKIFMQNALQGEIYHELKQLLAKHKIRPNYVPVEKLNRFTRKNHQGVVAFISDVPFETIQDVLPQLFEDGKTPFLLILDRLTDVRNFGAICRTAECTGVDAIILPEKGAAPINSDAIKTSAGAIYNIKICKEKNLAHTVDFLQQSGVMVYAATEKASKLVYDADFSVPCAVVMGNEETGISKEVLHHSDEKIKLPIEGKTQSLNVSVACGAILYEAVRQKIISGN; from the coding sequence ATGACAGACAGGAAAGACGATTTTATATTCGGCCTTAGGCCGGTTATTGAAGCTATTGAAGCAGGTAAAACCATCGATAAGATTTTTATGCAGAATGCCCTACAGGGTGAAATCTATCATGAACTGAAGCAGCTGCTTGCGAAGCACAAAATCAGGCCCAACTATGTACCCGTAGAAAAACTGAACCGTTTTACAAGGAAGAACCATCAGGGCGTGGTGGCATTTATTTCAGATGTTCCTTTTGAAACTATACAGGATGTCCTTCCACAACTTTTTGAAGACGGAAAGACCCCTTTCCTGCTGATACTGGACCGCCTGACCGATGTAAGAAATTTTGGTGCAATATGCCGCACGGCGGAATGCACAGGGGTGGACGCCATTATTTTACCGGAAAAGGGCGCGGCGCCAATTAACTCGGACGCTATTAAAACTTCAGCGGGTGCCATTTACAATATTAAAATCTGTAAAGAAAAAAACCTGGCACATACAGTGGATTTCCTGCAGCAATCAGGCGTCATGGTGTACGCAGCAACAGAAAAAGCGTCAAAATTGGTGTACGACGCAGACTTTTCTGTGCCTTGTGCCGTTGTAATGGGTAATGAGGAAACAGGTATTTCCAAGGAAGTCCTGCATCATTCAGATGAGAAAATAAAACTGCCGATTGAAGGTAAAACCCAGTCACTGAACGTATCCGTAGCCTGCGGTGCAATTTTGTATGAGGCAGTAAGACAGAAAATAATCTCCGGAAATTAA
- a CDS encoding AAA family ATPase has protein sequence MSELHQAEDIKQLTEKVREQNYFFSLLKQEINKAIIGQEYMIDRLLIGLLGNGHVLLEGVPGLAKTLAIKTLADAVQGEFSRIQFTPDLLPADVIGTQIYNIKENDFSIKRGPIFANFVLADEINRAPSKVQSALLEAMQEKQVTIGDETMALPKPFLVLATQNPIDQEGTYILPEAQSDRFMLKCRIDYPSLEDERQIMKMVATSHQPQIRPVISLNNIVEAKTLINQIYLDEKIEKYILDMVFATRYPDKYGLGELKNFISFGASPRASINLAIASRAMAFLKNRAFVIPEDVKDVAKDILRHRIGLSFEAEAEEVTSDEVVDRILARIQAP, from the coding sequence ATGTCAGAATTACATCAGGCAGAAGACATAAAGCAGTTAACAGAAAAAGTTAGGGAGCAGAACTACTTTTTTTCACTTTTAAAGCAGGAAATCAACAAAGCCATCATCGGTCAGGAATATATGATAGACCGGCTTCTAATTGGCCTTCTTGGCAACGGACATGTTCTGCTTGAGGGTGTTCCCGGCCTAGCTAAAACCCTGGCAATTAAAACGCTGGCTGATGCTGTTCAGGGCGAATTCTCCCGTATACAGTTTACGCCTGACCTTTTGCCTGCAGATGTCATCGGTACCCAGATCTACAACATAAAAGAGAATGATTTCTCCATAAAGCGCGGACCTATATTTGCCAACTTTGTTTTAGCTGATGAGATTAACCGTGCACCGTCTAAAGTTCAGTCGGCCTTGCTGGAAGCGATGCAGGAGAAACAGGTAACCATAGGCGATGAAACAATGGCCTTGCCTAAGCCATTCCTGGTTCTGGCTACGCAAAATCCTATTGATCAGGAGGGTACTTATATTTTGCCCGAAGCACAAAGTGACCGTTTTATGCTGAAATGCCGCATCGATTATCCTTCGCTTGAAGATGAGAGACAAATCATGAAGATGGTAGCAACATCGCATCAGCCGCAAATCCGGCCGGTAATCAGCCTGAACAATATCGTTGAGGCCAAAACGCTCATCAACCAGATCTATCTGGATGAAAAGATTGAAAAATACATCCTTGATATGGTTTTTGCCACACGCTACCCGGACAAATACGGACTGGGTGAACTGAAAAATTTCATCAGCTTCGGTGCCTCACCGCGTGCATCCATTAACCTTGCCATAGCATCCCGCGCCATGGCATTCCTGAAAAACCGTGCCTTCGTCATTCCTGAAGATGTGAAAGATGTTGCCAAGGACATCCTTCGCCACAGGATAGGACTTAGTTTTGAGGCAGAGGCTGAAGAGGTAACTTCCGATGAGGTGGTGGACCGCATCCTGGCACGCATCCAGGCCCCCTAA
- a CDS encoding DUF6263 family protein — translation MKNIVTLALISAALVACKKESKTITKIDPTTGDTVRIEVNAEDSAKVAKEMAAMAAIKDSAGVFTQTLKLEQGKTYPFITQQKDVATTTLPDGKSQSMTRENTDEINFTVNSFKDKVYDLTINFVSKKTSQSAQGKTQSVDTKAAAPKDEALKNRWVIDKAMTGNKLNMKIEESGKILSITGFEPIYAKFSTTVNGLTKDANERKAILEQLKASFNEEVLRDQFSKNIFIMPKKGAKIGEKWTVSENASPDGKIKIASHYTLKSVKDGVAEITVSGGIPKQQQKETQGGITQSLSSELSQNGTYRFDVNSGWILGQNINVKTAQSQTFSDGKKSETMKNTTNSNVIVNPGK, via the coding sequence ATGAAAAACATCGTAACCCTTGCGTTGATATCTGCAGCGCTGGTTGCCTGTAAAAAGGAAAGTAAGACCATCACAAAAATAGACCCCACAACCGGAGATACTGTTCGCATTGAGGTTAATGCAGAAGATTCTGCAAAAGTAGCAAAAGAAATGGCGGCTATGGCCGCTATAAAAGACTCAGCGGGTGTATTTACTCAGACTCTGAAACTGGAGCAGGGAAAAACGTATCCCTTCATCACCCAGCAAAAAGATGTTGCCACCACCACTCTGCCCGATGGGAAATCGCAAAGTATGACGCGTGAGAATACGGATGAAATTAACTTCACTGTAAACAGTTTCAAAGATAAGGTGTATGACCTCACAATAAATTTTGTTTCCAAAAAAACCTCTCAGTCCGCGCAGGGCAAGACGCAGTCTGTGGATACCAAAGCGGCGGCACCGAAAGATGAAGCACTGAAAAACAGATGGGTAATAGACAAGGCCATGACTGGCAATAAACTCAACATGAAAATTGAAGAAAGCGGAAAGATTTTATCAATTACAGGCTTTGAACCTATCTACGCAAAATTCTCTACCACTGTGAACGGACTGACAAAGGATGCCAATGAAAGAAAGGCCATCCTGGAACAGCTTAAAGCTTCGTTCAATGAGGAAGTGCTTCGGGATCAGTTTTCGAAAAACATTTTCATCATGCCAAAAAAAGGCGCCAAAATCGGAGAAAAATGGACAGTTTCAGAAAACGCTTCACCAGACGGTAAAATTAAAATCGCTTCCCACTACACATTGAAAAGTGTGAAAGACGGTGTGGCTGAAATCACAGTTTCCGGCGGAATACCTAAGCAGCAGCAAAAGGAAACACAGGGCGGTATCACCCAATCGCTGAGCTCCGAACTATCACAGAACGGAACGTACCGCTTCGACGTAAACTCCGGTTGGATACTGGGTCAGAACATCAACGTGAAGACCGCTCAAAGCCAGACCTTCAGCGATGGCAAGAAGTCCGAAACCATGAAAAACACGACCAATTCCAATGTAATTGTAAATCCGGGTAAATAA
- a CDS encoding DinB family protein, with the protein MNYHFQAHRQVRSNLLEILQETSIQDLTLIPDGFNNNIYWNIAHTVATQQLLCYYLSGNPFRIDKYWIENYKKGTLPNMDLQQSEVEDLAFLLTETSRILMKDYDADFFSEYTPYTTSFGLDLKNIQDAIIFNNMHESLHFGYVMAQKRAILGEKF; encoded by the coding sequence ATGAACTATCACTTTCAGGCCCACCGCCAGGTACGGAGTAACCTGCTTGAAATCCTGCAGGAAACCTCAATCCAGGATCTCACCCTGATTCCGGATGGATTCAACAATAATATTTACTGGAATATTGCCCACACCGTGGCTACCCAGCAGTTGCTGTGCTATTATCTGAGCGGAAATCCATTCAGGATAGATAAATACTGGATAGAGAATTATAAGAAAGGAACTTTGCCCAATATGGACCTGCAGCAGTCGGAGGTGGAGGACCTGGCTTTCCTGCTTACAGAAACTTCCAGGATATTGATGAAGGATTATGATGCCGATTTTTTTTCGGAATATACACCATATACCACCAGTTTTGGTCTGGACCTGAAAAACATTCAGGATGCAATTATCTTTAACAATATGCACGAAAGTCTCCATTTCGGATATGTGATGGCACAGAAGCGCGCCATCTTAGGAGAAAAATTTTAG
- a CDS encoding BatD family protein: MILKKSVFFVIILLGFMVQSQTLGSKVDKETLALGEVGTYTVYISGLQGKVVNSAPENELLPFHFEEISDSVAVSAERYERIIQFAVFEEGTYTIPALEFNIGGSVQRTVPYELKVVNTAQKGDEINDIRKNKEVTLDAVDYWDMYKWYIIGVLALLILIITIILVRRYLAARKTSPKVMTNRTIRELEELRKKKFIERGDYRSYYVELIDITRKFISRQYAIPADVLLTDDLIEVMKRSNSISPENEVIVENVFLRGDLVKFAKTFPDREMMEKDFNDIREFVKRSSHDLETEQLRSGV, encoded by the coding sequence ATGATATTAAAAAAGTCGGTTTTCTTTGTTATTATTTTACTGGGGTTCATGGTGCAGTCCCAGACTCTGGGATCAAAGGTGGACAAGGAAACTCTTGCGCTTGGTGAAGTGGGCACCTACACTGTTTATATTTCAGGATTACAGGGTAAAGTGGTGAATTCCGCGCCGGAGAATGAGTTGCTGCCTTTCCATTTTGAAGAGATTTCGGATTCTGTTGCGGTATCTGCTGAAAGGTATGAACGTATTATACAGTTTGCGGTTTTTGAGGAGGGAACGTATACCATTCCTGCACTTGAATTTAATATTGGTGGTAGCGTGCAGAGGACTGTTCCCTATGAATTAAAAGTGGTCAATACTGCCCAGAAAGGCGATGAGATTAATGACATCCGCAAAAACAAGGAAGTAACTCTGGATGCGGTAGACTACTGGGATATGTACAAATGGTATATCATTGGAGTCCTTGCGCTTTTGATTTTGATAATCACAATAATTTTGGTGCGCAGATATTTGGCAGCCCGAAAGACCTCGCCCAAGGTCATGACTAACAGAACAATACGGGAACTGGAGGAACTCAGGAAAAAGAAGTTTATTGAGCGTGGCGACTACCGTTCCTATTATGTAGAACTTATAGATATAACACGAAAATTCATCAGCAGACAGTACGCCATTCCGGCAGACGTCCTGCTTACGGACGACCTGATTGAGGTAATGAAACGCAGCAACAGTATCTCTCCCGAGAATGAAGTAATTGTGGAAAACGTTTTTCTGAGGGGTGATCTTGTAAAATTCGCCAAGACCTTTCCCGACCGCGAAATGATGGAAAAAGACTTCAATGACATCCGGGAATTTGTAAAGAGATCTTCCCATGATCTTGAAACTGAACAGTTAAGGTCTGGTGTATAA